In Anabrus simplex isolate iqAnaSimp1 chromosome 4, ASM4041472v1, whole genome shotgun sequence, a single genomic region encodes these proteins:
- the LOC136872403 gene encoding adult cuticle protein 1, whose amino-acid sequence MIKVALYFVLLVLAVASAQILVHPGIVGVVPAPGYVAATRGSVHTAPLPGNVPYASHHLNLAPAPGTI is encoded by the exons ATGATCAAG GTCGCTCTCTACTTCGTTCTCTTGGTTCTGGCCGTCGCCAGTGCCCAGATTCTGGTTCACCCCGGAATTGTTGGAGTGGTCCCAGCTCCAGG CTATGTTGCTGCGACTCGTGGATCCGTGCACACTGCTCCCCTTCCCGGAAATGTGCCCTATGCCAGCCATCATCTCAACTTGGCCCCTGCTCCAGGAACCATCTAA